A single window of Fervidicoccus fontis Kam940 DNA harbors:
- a CDS encoding sulfite exporter TauE/SafE family protein: MLEPTGIQIILSIISGLIVGFSLGLIGGGGSILAIPLLLYFVGFNHPHMVIGTTALAVSINAFLNLIPHARKKNVNFRKGILFSIPGVAGVLIGAELGLLTPGKKLLFLFAILMIIIGIYMLKRKCVNAAAEPKHEESIAKLLSIGFLVGFASGYFGIGGGFLIVPGLIYSAALNILQAVGTSLISVGLFGLVTAIRYAISGDLNLIISASYILGGIFGGWIGAYFASKVSKRLLTKIFAIIIIIVAIYMLFMNLSAFF; encoded by the coding sequence ATGTTGGAGCCTACCGGGATCCAAATAATTCTTTCTATTATTTCCGGGTTGATAGTAGGATTCTCTCTTGGCTTGATAGGCGGCGGCGGTTCAATACTTGCTATACCACTTCTCTTATATTTCGTCGGATTTAACCATCCGCATATGGTAATAGGGACTACCGCATTAGCGGTAAGCATTAATGCTTTCCTGAATTTGATACCTCATGCGAGGAAGAAAAACGTGAATTTTAGGAAAGGAATTTTATTCAGCATTCCAGGAGTTGCAGGTGTATTAATTGGTGCTGAATTAGGGCTTTTAACTCCTGGTAAAAAACTCTTGTTCTTATTTGCTATATTAATGATAATCATTGGTATATACATGCTGAAAAGAAAATGCGTTAACGCGGCAGCAGAACCAAAACATGAAGAATCAATTGCGAAATTATTATCTATAGGATTCCTGGTCGGTTTTGCATCAGGCTATTTTGGTATTGGAGGTGGCTTTTTGATTGTGCCGGGACTAATTTATTCCGCCGCTTTAAATATATTGCAGGCGGTTGGAACATCCCTGATATCGGTAGGATTATTCGGATTGGTAACAGCTATAAGATATGCTATAAGCGGAGATTTAAACTTAATTATTTCAGCATCATATATCTTAGGCGGCATTTTCGGAGGGTGGATAGGTGCTTACTTCGCATCGAAGGTTTCAAAAAGATTGCTTACCAAAATCTTCGCAATAATCATAATTATTGTAGCGATTTACATGCTATTTATGAATCTCTCCGCATTCTTTTAA
- a CDS encoding DUF917 domain-containing protein: protein MVKELKNEGDVERLVIGATVLGTGGGGDPKEGYKALSGVLKEKEKPIKIADLESLPSDGVIVVPYYVGSIAPGLKQKKPVVIKDPISEAFEILEKELGKKVNAVVASEMGGSNTSIALSIGARRDLPAIDGDLLGRAAPELHQCTVLIFGYSMAPSALVTETGDVVVVKNAYIDDYEAIARYISVLGGGFVAVVDTPLTKEMAENAVVKGTMSLAYKLGDEILSAKARGERGNITAERVADLLRGWVVFEGIVSKYSWRDERGFLRGEAELRGKGDYAGRKLRSWIMNEHIMVWINDESLVMPPDIFTLLSSDGNPVTNTDLKEGMEVIAVAAPSPKVWRTERGLELFGPKHFGFNLEYIPVEELVSRRGIA, encoded by the coding sequence ATGGTAAAGGAGCTCAAAAATGAAGGAGATGTAGAAAGGCTCGTTATTGGCGCTACAGTTCTAGGAACTGGCGGAGGCGGAGATCCGAAGGAAGGCTACAAAGCATTGAGCGGGGTCCTAAAGGAAAAGGAGAAGCCCATCAAAATAGCTGACTTGGAATCTTTGCCCAGCGATGGAGTCATCGTGGTACCGTATTATGTAGGATCCATAGCACCTGGTCTGAAGCAGAAGAAGCCAGTAGTTATCAAAGATCCGATCTCTGAGGCCTTCGAAATACTGGAAAAAGAGCTAGGGAAGAAAGTGAACGCCGTTGTTGCATCGGAAATGGGAGGTTCCAACACCTCCATTGCTCTAAGCATAGGGGCAAGGAGAGATCTTCCTGCAATAGATGGAGATCTTCTTGGGAGGGCTGCTCCAGAGCTCCATCAATGCACTGTGCTCATCTTTGGGTACTCGATGGCTCCTTCTGCTCTCGTGACTGAAACGGGAGATGTGGTTGTTGTAAAAAATGCTTATATAGACGACTACGAAGCTATTGCAAGATATATTTCAGTCCTCGGAGGGGGATTTGTAGCTGTTGTTGATACTCCTCTCACTAAAGAGATGGCTGAAAATGCTGTTGTTAAGGGAACCATGAGCTTAGCTTATAAATTGGGCGACGAAATTCTCTCAGCAAAAGCAAGGGGAGAGAGGGGGAACATCACTGCAGAAAGAGTGGCTGATCTGCTGAGAGGCTGGGTTGTCTTCGAAGGAATAGTCAGCAAGTACAGTTGGAGAGATGAAAGGGGATTTTTAAGAGGGGAAGCTGAATTAAGAGGGAAAGGAGATTATGCTGGGAGAAAGCTGAGATCATGGATAATGAATGAGCACATCATGGTTTGGATCAACGATGAGTCGCTAGTAATGCCACCCGACATTTTTACTCTTCTCTCGAGCGATGGAAATCCTGTAACTAACACAGACCTGAAGGAAGGTATGGAGGTCATAGCAGTAGCTGCCCCCTCTCCGAAAGTCTGGAGGACTGAGCGCGGTCTTGAGCTCTTTGGCCCCAAGCACTTCGGGTTCAACCTTGAGTACATACCTGTAGAAGAGCTAGTTAGCAGGAGAGGGATCGCATGA